One Centropristis striata isolate RG_2023a ecotype Rhode Island chromosome 22, C.striata_1.0, whole genome shotgun sequence genomic window carries:
- the LOC131960980 gene encoding overexpressed in colon carcinoma 1 protein homolog isoform X2: MGCGNSSPATTNSSSSSNSAGRAESSSKASEEPVPEDDKWKNYGGVYVGFPADLSNIPQVHIGSLREHERDLVALRRPLWGDGL, from the exons ATGGGATGTGGAAATTCCTCACCAGCCaccaccaacagcagcagcagcagcaactctGCAG GTCGTGCCGAGTCGTCATCAAAGGC atCAGAAGAACCTGTGCCAGAGGATGACAAATGGAA GAACTACGGAGGTGTGTATGTGGGTTTTCCTGCAGACCTGAGCAACATTCCTCAAGTACACATAGGATCACTcagag AGCATGAGAGAGACTTGGTGGCCCTCAGGAGGCCGCTGTGGGGGGACGGACTCTAA
- the LOC131960980 gene encoding uncharacterized protein LOC131960980 isoform X1, translating into MKSQVLQKSDGTEGETLQEFSRSSVFVIRNSPNLRWDPAAPSGANLPPSVLCVDFNGTSSTWFDWLLSLLRQRNWLQTFVLWRKQMDSEL; encoded by the exons ATGAAGAGCCAG GTGCTACAGAAGAGTGATGGGACAGAAGGAGAAACCCTGCAGGAGTTCTCCAGGTCCTCAGTGTTTGTCATCAGGAACTCACCAAATCTCAGGTGGGACCCAGCAGCTCCCAGCGGAGCCAATCTCCCTCCCAGCGTCCTCTGTGTGGACTTTAATGGGACCAGCTCCACCTGGTTCGACTGGCTGCTGAGCCTGCTGCGTCAAAGGAACTGGTTACAGACTTTTGTGCTTTGGAGGAAGCAGATGGACTCAGAACTATGA